A stretch of DNA from Spirosoma endbachense:
TGTTTTGTTGCCTATTAAAACTCTATAGTTAGCAGATTTTTTTTATTTTTGACCAATTTACCTGCGTAGAATAGTGTGTACCTTCCTACTTACAGACTTGAGTGTGCGATCAGCCTGTTAAGCTGGTTGAAAAGGATGTAATTGAACGTAAATAACCGTAACTGCTTAACTTAATTGATTGTATGCACCGAAAGTCTATTGTGATGACTATTCTTATTGCCGACGATGATGCCGATGATCGTATGTTTCTCGAACAAGCGATGCGGCAGAATGGTTATAATCAGGCAATTGAGTTCGTTGAAGATGGCGAACAACTGATGGAATATCTGAGGCAGCAAGGACGTTATAATGAGCAGAACGCACCCTGGCCCAATTTGTTGATTCTGGACCTGAATATGCCTCGTAAAA
This window harbors:
- a CDS encoding response regulator translates to MHRKSIVMTILIADDDADDRMFLEQAMRQNGYNQAIEFVEDGEQLMEYLRQQGRYNEQNAPWPNLLILDLNMPRKNGFQALSEIKDDPKLRRLPVIVMTTSSTDEDVIKTYNLGVNSFVTKPFNFNRLVEMIGALKAYWMDTVKLP